In one Patescibacteria group bacterium genomic region, the following are encoded:
- the fusA gene encoding elongation factor G has translation MAREYPIEKNRNIGIIAHIDAGKTTVSEGILYLTGKTHKIGKIDEGDTQLDWMEQERERGITITAAATTCFWKPKRYSGDIHRINIIDTPGHIDFTVEVQRSLRVLDGAVVIFDGKMGVEPQSETVWHQADKFGVPRICFINKINQTGGDFYMSLKSIRERLSLYALPIQLPIGFEKDICGVVDLIKMKSYIYKDYHDKELIEGEIPENMKADCGKYRQELLEKVAESNDELMEKYLEGKEISEEEFITGIRKSTLTGKIFPIMCGDGRGVIVETLLDAVINYLPSPADLADTVGSDIADETKKIARKALDDEPFSALAFKIATDSFVGSLTFFRVYSGKLQAGSYILNSSNNNKERIGRILRMHANQREEVKEIFSGEIGAAVGLKDTTTGDTLCDPDHPIVLEKITFPDPVIYIAIEPKTKADQEKMGMALKRLADEDPTFKIRGDEETGQTIISGMGELHLEIIVDRMKREFKVEANVGRPQVAYKETIKKTAEAEGKYIRQSGGRGQYGHVWLKVEPLERGKGFEFLNEIRGGIIPSEYIPAIKKGAKEAMDRGVLAGYPLVDAKVTLYDGSYHEVDSSEAAFKMASSFALQAAVKRADLILLEPIMKVEVIIPLEFLGDITGDLNSKRARIENIDDRLNIKVIDAKVSLAEMFGYATKLRSMTQGRGSFTMEFSCYEEVPRNVAQEIIEGKKK, from the coding sequence ATGGCAAGAGAATACCCAATAGAAAAGAATAGAAATATAGGAATTATTGCTCACATTGACGCGGGTAAAACTACTGTCAGTGAGGGCATTTTATATTTAACCGGCAAAACTCATAAAATCGGGAAGATTGATGAAGGTGATACGCAGCTGGACTGGATGGAACAGGAAAGAGAGCGGGGAATTACTATCACTGCCGCAGCAACCACTTGTTTCTGGAAACCCAAGAGATACTCAGGAGATATACACAGAATAAATATTATTGATACTCCTGGCCACATTGATTTTACAGTTGAAGTTCAGAGATCATTAAGGGTTTTGGACGGCGCGGTGGTAATTTTTGACGGCAAAATGGGAGTAGAGCCTCAGTCTGAAACAGTGTGGCATCAAGCAGATAAATTCGGCGTGCCAAGAATCTGTTTTATTAATAAAATTAACCAGACCGGAGGAGATTTTTATATGAGTTTGAAATCAATCAGAGAAAGATTGTCATTATATGCGCTTCCGATCCAGCTACCAATTGGTTTTGAAAAAGATATCTGCGGTGTTGTTGATTTGATTAAAATGAAATCCTATATTTATAAGGATTATCATGACAAAGAATTAATTGAAGGAGAAATTCCGGAGAATATGAAAGCAGATTGCGGAAAATACAGGCAGGAATTATTAGAGAAGGTTGCAGAATCAAATGACGAGTTAATGGAAAAATATCTGGAAGGAAAAGAAATCAGCGAAGAAGAATTTATTACTGGAATCAGAAAAAGCACTTTGACCGGGAAAATTTTTCCGATTATGTGCGGAGACGGCAGAGGGGTTATTGTAGAAACATTATTGGATGCAGTAATTAATTATCTGCCTAGCCCGGCCGACCTTGCGGATACAGTGGGAAGCGACATTGCAGACGAAACAAAAAAAATAGCGAGAAAAGCATTGGATGACGAACCATTTTCCGCTTTGGCATTTAAAATAGCTACTGATTCTTTTGTCGGTTCATTGACATTTTTTAGGGTCTATTCAGGAAAATTACAAGCTGGTTCTTATATTTTAAATTCTTCAAATAACAATAAAGAAAGAATCGGCCGTATTTTAAGAATGCATGCCAACCAGAGGGAAGAAGTGAAGGAAATTTTTAGCGGCGAGATTGGCGCGGCTGTCGGATTAAAAGATACGACTACTGGAGATACATTATGCGATCCGGATCATCCGATTGTTCTGGAAAAAATTACGTTTCCTGATCCAGTTATTTATATCGCAATTGAACCAAAAACCAAGGCTGACCAGGAAAAAATGGGCATGGCTTTAAAAAGATTGGCTGATGAAGACCCGACATTTAAAATCAGAGGCGATGAAGAAACCGGCCAGACAATTATTTCAGGAATGGGAGAACTGCATTTGGAAATTATCGTTGATAGAATGAAGCGCGAATTCAAAGTTGAAGCAAATGTCGGCAGGCCGCAGGTCGCTTACAAAGAAACAATAAAGAAAACAGCTGAAGCAGAAGGAAAATATATCCGTCAGTCAGGCGGCCGTGGACAGTATGGACATGTTTGGTTGAAGGTAGAGCCGTTGGAAAGAGGCAAGGGATTTGAATTTCTTAATGAGATTAGAGGCGGTATTATTCCTTCAGAATATATTCCAGCCATTAAAAAAGGAGCAAAAGAAGCAATGGACAGGGGTGTTTTGGCAGGATATCCACTTGTTGATGCCAAGGTGACTTTGTATGACGGTTCATATCATGAAGTTGATTCTTCTGAAGCAGCATTTAAGATGGCCAGTTCTTTTGCCTTGCAGGCAGCAGTTAAGAGAGCTGACTTAATTCTGCTTGAGCCGATAATGAAGGTGGAAGTAATTATTCCTCTGGAATTTTTGGGCGATATTACCGGAGATTTAAATAGTAAGCGGGCAAGAATCGAGAACATAGATGACCGTTTGAATATAAAGGTGATTGATGCCAAGGTTTCCTTGGCTGAAATGTTCGGCTATGCAACCAAATTAAGGTCAATGACTCAAGGTAGAGGAAGCTTTACTATGGAATTCAGTTGCTACGAAGAAGTGCCGAGGAATGTTGCACAAGAGATCATTGAGGGTAAAAAGAAATAA
- the rpsG gene encoding 30S ribosomal protein S7 yields MRRKRIPTTELDPDPKYNSVLVSKFINNLMKRGKKSVSQDIFYSALEEAAKSLKKENPLEILEQAMKNTSPLLEVKSRRVGGANYQVPYEVKGKRKEALAMRWIIDAARKGKGKAMANKLAKELADAFNNTGEAVKKKEGTHRVAEANRAFAHFAW; encoded by the coding sequence ATGCGTAGAAAAAGAATACCAACAACCGAATTAGATCCGGACCCAAAATATAATAGTGTTTTGGTTTCCAAATTTATCAACAATTTAATGAAAAGAGGAAAAAAATCTGTTTCCCAGGATATTTTTTATTCTGCCTTGGAAGAAGCGGCAAAGAGTTTGAAAAAAGAGAATCCTTTAGAAATTCTGGAACAAGCCATGAAAAATACCTCGCCATTATTAGAAGTTAAATCAAGAAGAGTGGGAGGGGCTAATTATCAAGTTCCTTATGAAGTGAAAGGCAAAAGAAAAGAAGCATTAGCAATGCGCTGGATTATTGATGCAGCAAGAAAAGGCAAAGGCAAAGCAATGGCTAATAAATTAGCTAAAGAATTGGCGGATGCTTTTAATAACACCGGAGAAGCAGTTAAAAAGAAAGAAGGTACTCATCGAGTAGCAGAGGCCAACCGCGCTTTTGCTCATTTTGCATGGTAA
- the rpsL gene encoding 30S ribosomal protein S12, whose protein sequence is MPTIHQLIKRQRKALKSKTTTPALRHGFNVKKNHPIKSFSPFKRGVCLKVFTTTPKKPNSALRKVARVRLTNGMEVTAYIPGEGHNLQEHSVVVIRGGRVKDLPGIRYHIVRGILDTTGVEGRRQQRSKYGAKKSSGAKKTTEPTV, encoded by the coding sequence ATGCCGACAATTCATCAATTAATTAAGAGGCAGAGAAAAGCATTGAAGTCAAAAACAACAACGCCGGCTTTGAGGCACGGTTTTAACGTTAAAAAGAACCACCCGATAAAAAGCTTTTCTCCATTCAAAAGAGGGGTTTGTTTAAAAGTGTTTACGACAACGCCAAAAAAGCCGAATTCAGCTTTAAGAAAAGTTGCCAGAGTCAGATTAACCAATGGAATGGAAGTTACTGCTTATATCCCTGGAGAAGGCCATAATTTACAAGAACACTCTGTGGTTGTAATCCGCGGAGGAAGGGTTAAGGATTTGCCGGGTATCAGATATCATATTGTCAGAGGAATACTGGACACAACTGGAGTGGAAGGAAGAAGACAGCAAAGGTCTAAATACGGAGCTAAAAAAAGTTCGGGCGCTAAAAAAACAACTGAGCCAACAGTATAA